A region of Acaryochloris sp. CCMEE 5410 DNA encodes the following proteins:
- a CDS encoding ISKra4 family transposase: MKIPSLSTIEQKVLELANEQYEVLVQTICSADYQALEHGEVESFIHQAGTELLRRIFQGHLDLRAVNETQHHIVRGSDDYTRRHHRKDTQRQLETLFGEVVVTRSGYSNKTSGVSTLYPSDGILNLAMDKYSDGLRQRVAQEASKVSFTETVTTIAETTGAQVGKRQCEEITVKVAQDFNDFYAQRTQKSPEITTDLLVLTTDGKGIVMHQEDLRPATAKAAERATQKSKVRLSPGEKRQRKRMATVASVYSTPRFERQPEQIIGDTLEKPERPTISNKRVWASVREDAKQVINSAFEEATHRDPQHQREWVVLVDGELNQLEAIKAAARKNKVSITIVLDFIHVLEYLWKAAHCFFTPGTPEVEPWVMERALRLLEGKASNVAAGIRRSATLQNLSKAARENVDKCADYLLKYRKYLLYDQYLDQGYPIASGVIEGACRHLVKDRMDITGARWRLDRAEAVLQIRALRSSGDFAEYWPFHKLKEFTRNHTSKFLDPDIVLST; the protein is encoded by the coding sequence ATGAAAATTCCCTCCTTGAGTACTATCGAACAGAAGGTGTTGGAGTTGGCCAATGAACAGTACGAAGTATTGGTACAGACCATCTGCTCCGCTGACTATCAAGCGTTAGAACACGGCGAGGTAGAATCGTTTATCCATCAAGCCGGCACTGAACTTCTACGACGTATATTCCAAGGACATCTAGACCTACGAGCGGTGAATGAAACCCAGCACCACATTGTGAGAGGTTCAGACGACTATACTCGTCGCCATCATCGTAAAGATACTCAGCGGCAGTTAGAAACGCTGTTTGGAGAAGTGGTAGTGACACGGTCTGGTTATAGCAATAAGACATCAGGGGTGAGTACCCTATACCCCTCAGATGGAATCCTAAACCTAGCCATGGATAAGTACTCGGATGGCTTAAGACAGCGTGTGGCTCAAGAAGCCTCCAAGGTATCGTTTACGGAGACTGTGACTACCATTGCAGAAACCACAGGAGCTCAAGTTGGCAAACGACAGTGTGAAGAAATTACGGTCAAAGTTGCCCAAGACTTTAACGACTTCTATGCCCAACGGACTCAGAAGAGTCCAGAAATAACCACAGACCTCCTCGTGCTGACAACAGATGGCAAAGGAATTGTGATGCATCAGGAGGATTTACGACCCGCTACAGCCAAAGCAGCAGAGCGGGCTACCCAAAAAAGTAAAGTACGCTTAAGTCCAGGAGAGAAACGCCAACGCAAACGGATGGCCACTGTTGCCTCTGTATACAGTACCCCCAGGTTTGAGCGACAGCCCGAGCAAATTATTGGAGATACTCTGGAAAAACCAGAGCGTCCTACCATTAGTAATAAACGAGTTTGGGCCAGTGTCAGAGAAGATGCTAAGCAGGTGATTAACTCTGCTTTCGAGGAAGCCACTCATCGCGACCCACAGCACCAACGAGAGTGGGTGGTCTTGGTCGATGGCGAACTCAACCAACTCGAAGCTATCAAAGCTGCCGCTAGAAAGAACAAAGTATCTATCACGATCGTTCTGGATTTCATTCATGTACTGGAATACCTTTGGAAAGCGGCCCATTGCTTCTTTACTCCTGGAACTCCAGAAGTGGAGCCTTGGGTCATGGAAAGAGCCTTACGCCTTCTCGAAGGAAAAGCTAGTAATGTTGCAGCTGGGATTCGACGTAGTGCTACCCTGCAAAATCTATCCAAGGCCGCCCGAGAAAATGTCGATAAATGTGCAGACTATTTGCTCAAATATCGAAAGTATCTTCTATATGACCAGTACTTGGACCAAGGCTATCCCATTGCCTCAGGCGTCATTGAGGGAGCCTGTCGGCACTTGGTCAAGGATCGCATGGATATTACCGGTGCACGATGGCGACTAGACCGAGCTGAAGCTGTTCTTCAGATTCGTGCCCTTAGAAGTAGTGGTGATTTTGCTGAGTACTGGCCCTTCCATAAACTCAAGGAGTTTACTCGCAATCATACTAGTAAGTTTCTCGACCCAGATATTGTCTTGTCTACTTAA
- a CDS encoding ATP-dependent RecD-like DNA helicase, with product MPSSSAHPGSPPIEQLQGVVERLTFHSDESGYTVARLKAPRTHELITIVGSFANIQAGQTLQLQGIWRDHPKYGPQFQVKQYKETKPATLTGIEKYLGSGLIKGVGPVTAKRIVAHFGLDTLDIIETQIERLIEVPGIAKKRVKLIQTAWDSQKAIKEVMVFLQGHGVSTTYAVKIFKQYGDESIETVTHNPYRLATDVYGIGFVTADEIARSLGISPHSEYRYRSGLLHVLSESAEEGHCYLPQPELIDRAVKRLALPDYQPKPDQVEYLIHAMISDAELIVERLTHEGSTKLLCYAPPFFQAEFHLSRRVLQLLASSLVVDNDRVRAWLDRFMAQTDVSLSKQQQQAVEMAASQRVVILTGGPGTGKTFTTRTIVALWKAMGKDIVLASPTGRAAQRLSEVTGHEAKTIHRLLEFDPKTMKFQRNTDNPIPADAVVIDEASMLDLFLANSLIKAIDTNAQLLLVGDTDQLPSVGPGNVLLDLITSGRIPIIELTEVFRQAQASHIIRNAHRINQGQFPNLESVSPSPKTDCLWLGAPEPENGVQGIQELIHDLLPGLGFQPARDVQVLCPMTRGEVGTRKLNQVLQALINPPCPDKPELTRGGLILRVGDRVLQQVNDYNREVFNGDMGVIEDINLEEIEVTVRYAERSVSYDLADLNEIGLAWAVTIHKSQGSEYPVVILPLYMQHYIMLSRNLLYTGLTRAKKLAILVGPKNAISMAVRQIKDRQRYTLLERRLEGVPKADESLASAIF from the coding sequence ATGCCCAGTAGTTCTGCTCATCCAGGGTCTCCCCCCATTGAACAACTACAAGGGGTTGTGGAGCGATTGACCTTCCATTCTGATGAGTCAGGTTATACCGTTGCCCGCCTCAAAGCACCACGGACCCATGAGCTGATCACCATCGTGGGCAGCTTCGCCAATATCCAAGCAGGCCAAACGCTACAACTTCAGGGGATATGGCGGGACCATCCTAAGTACGGTCCTCAATTCCAAGTCAAACAGTATAAGGAAACCAAGCCAGCGACTCTCACGGGGATTGAGAAATACCTCGGCAGTGGCTTGATCAAGGGCGTGGGTCCAGTCACTGCAAAACGTATCGTAGCTCACTTTGGGCTAGATACCCTCGATATTATTGAAACCCAAATTGAACGCTTGATTGAAGTCCCTGGCATCGCCAAAAAGCGCGTCAAACTGATTCAGACCGCCTGGGATAGTCAGAAGGCAATCAAAGAAGTCATGGTCTTTCTCCAAGGGCATGGCGTATCCACCACTTATGCCGTCAAGATCTTCAAGCAGTATGGGGATGAGTCCATTGAAACCGTCACCCATAACCCCTATCGACTGGCAACAGATGTCTATGGCATTGGATTTGTGACCGCAGATGAGATTGCTCGCAGTCTGGGCATCTCACCTCATTCTGAATACCGCTATCGAAGTGGTCTACTACATGTCTTGAGTGAATCCGCAGAAGAAGGGCATTGTTATTTACCTCAACCAGAATTGATTGATCGAGCGGTGAAGAGATTAGCTCTCCCTGACTATCAGCCCAAACCCGATCAAGTGGAGTACCTGATCCATGCCATGATCTCTGATGCTGAGCTAATCGTCGAACGGTTAACACATGAGGGCTCGACGAAACTGCTTTGCTACGCACCTCCCTTCTTTCAAGCAGAATTTCACTTGTCTCGACGAGTCCTCCAGCTGCTGGCCAGCTCTCTAGTTGTCGATAATGATCGGGTAAGGGCTTGGTTAGACCGCTTCATGGCTCAAACAGATGTGAGTCTCTCAAAACAGCAGCAGCAAGCCGTGGAAATGGCAGCGAGTCAGCGTGTTGTGATCCTTACGGGTGGACCCGGAACGGGGAAGACTTTTACCACCCGCACAATCGTAGCGCTCTGGAAAGCAATGGGGAAAGACATCGTATTAGCATCCCCAACAGGTCGAGCCGCGCAACGCCTCAGTGAAGTGACGGGTCATGAAGCGAAAACGATTCATCGCCTCTTGGAATTTGACCCCAAGACAATGAAGTTTCAACGGAACACAGATAACCCGATCCCCGCTGATGCAGTGGTGATTGATGAAGCCTCGATGCTGGATCTGTTCTTAGCCAATTCCCTGATCAAGGCTATTGATACCAACGCTCAACTCTTGCTCGTGGGGGATACAGACCAGTTACCTAGTGTGGGACCCGGAAATGTCCTATTAGATCTGATCACCTCTGGGAGAATTCCCATTATTGAACTAACGGAGGTCTTTCGTCAGGCCCAAGCCAGTCACATCATCCGTAACGCCCATCGCATTAATCAAGGCCAGTTTCCCAACTTGGAATCCGTAAGTCCTTCTCCCAAAACAGATTGTCTCTGGTTAGGTGCCCCCGAACCTGAGAACGGTGTGCAAGGGATCCAGGAACTGATCCACGATCTTCTCCCTGGACTTGGGTTCCAGCCAGCACGAGATGTGCAAGTCCTATGCCCCATGACGAGGGGCGAAGTCGGTACTCGTAAACTCAATCAAGTGTTGCAAGCTTTGATTAATCCTCCGTGTCCCGATAAGCCTGAGTTGACGAGAGGGGGTCTGATACTCAGGGTGGGAGATCGCGTTCTGCAGCAGGTCAATGATTACAATCGAGAAGTCTTCAACGGCGATATGGGAGTGATCGAGGATATCAATTTAGAAGAGATTGAGGTCACCGTTCGCTATGCAGAACGCTCCGTTTCCTATGATCTCGCTGACTTGAATGAAATTGGCTTGGCCTGGGCCGTCACGATCCATAAGAGCCAGGGGTCGGAATATCCCGTCGTCATTCTGCCCCTGTACATGCAGCATTACATTATGCTCAGCCGTAACTTGCTCTATACCGGACTGACACGGGCGAAGAAACTGGCGATTCTCGTAGGCCCAAAGAATGCCATCAGCATGGCCGTCAGGCAGATCAAAGATAGGCAACGATACACCTTGCTTGAGCGGCGTTTGGAAGGTGTTCCCAAGGCTGACGAATCGCTAGCTTCCGCGATTTTTTAA
- a CDS encoding transposase — MNIAQREQQIIRIQSQSSYASINEALESTLRLEANRVTQIAVESALDEEVQAYLSEIQGDRPRRSGYYQRILDTQYGRITQLSVPKLRKGNAGREWQILERYQRALGSLLEFCLGLYVMGLSLRDLQEALYEILGAVLSVNAINRITLKAQKQMLQSRQTRLEKTPFI; from the coding sequence ATGAACATTGCCCAACGCGAGCAGCAGATTATCCGCATCCAATCTCAAAGTTCCTATGCTTCTATTAACGAAGCCCTAGAATCAACCCTTCGTCTTGAAGCTAACCGAGTCACCCAGATCGCAGTAGAGTCAGCTCTAGACGAAGAAGTTCAAGCTTATCTATCAGAGATTCAAGGGGATCGACCTCGACGTTCAGGCTACTATCAACGGATCCTTGATACCCAGTACGGCAGGATTACTCAGCTGTCCGTTCCCAAACTACGGAAAGGGAATGCAGGCCGAGAGTGGCAGATTTTAGAGCGTTACCAACGAGCCCTTGGCAGCCTGCTAGAGTTTTGCCTAGGGCTGTATGTCATGGGCTTATCGCTTCGAGATCTGCAAGAAGCTCTCTATGAGATCCTGGGTGCAGTCTTATCCGTGAATGCCATTAACCGGATTACACTTAAAGCCCAGAAGCAGATGCTCCAAAGTCGTCAGACTCGTCTTGAGAAAACCCCTTTTATTTGA
- a CDS encoding transposase, giving the protein MIVDGVWASVQCASEDFWEDQAGHIRKLRRAEDRVILVAMAIWPNGTQTVLHYEIAVQESEAAWLLFFEHLRQRGLQTHLVKLIVSDGTTGLPKVIRALFPLAQHQRCITHKVRAMLRHLGYEQLPHLDAQGQELSHSEAKKLRYSQIKHDAYAIYKAPDWEEAIVALLVFAQKWTDLEPDAVRTFTKDFALTLSFYDFDESIHSLIRTSNALERLFREFRTKADEIGAFPNEESCLAIFFLVSRRDHAKHDRLNNHGE; this is encoded by the coding sequence TTGATTGTTGATGGGGTTTGGGCGAGTGTTCAATGTGCGTCTGAAGACTTTTGGGAAGACCAAGCTGGGCATATTCGGAAACTACGCCGTGCGGAAGACAGAGTCATCTTAGTGGCCATGGCGATATGGCCAAATGGGACACAAACTGTTCTCCATTATGAAATTGCTGTCCAAGAATCTGAGGCAGCTTGGCTACTGTTCTTTGAGCACCTGCGGCAACGAGGATTGCAAACCCATTTGGTGAAGCTGATTGTGAGTGATGGCACCACTGGGCTACCTAAGGTAATTCGCGCTCTGTTTCCCCTCGCGCAACATCAACGGTGCATTACCCATAAGGTTCGAGCGATGCTCCGGCATTTGGGCTATGAGCAATTGCCACACCTGGATGCTCAAGGACAAGAACTGTCCCACTCTGAAGCCAAGAAGCTGCGGTATTCACAAATTAAACACGATGCCTATGCTATCTATAAAGCGCCAGACTGGGAAGAAGCTATTGTTGCGTTGCTCGTGTTTGCACAGAAATGGACAGACCTTGAACCCGATGCGGTCAGAACCTTTACCAAAGATTTTGCCCTGACCTTGAGTTTCTATGATTTTGATGAATCCATTCATTCGCTGATTCGTACTTCCAATGCGCTAGAACGGTTGTTCCGAGAATTCCGAACCAAAGCTGATGAGATTGGTGCTTTCCCTAATGAGGAGAGCTGTTTAGCGATTTTCTTCCTCGTCTCACGCAGAGATCATGCCAAGCATGATCGTCTCAATAACCATGGCGAATAA
- a CDS encoding GIY-YIG nuclease family protein: MNEQNSLFTDKELREIRLSSSDLPIQQMSVTALQDWKNRIFKYQTRINESAPTQQGNLFELAPVSADPASINPFSLKQQNTGFWRDTFDDEGVAALYFVIDQELPLLLYVGETSQSNQRWKGAHDCKDYLHNYVAAHRIHDLPVRVTISFWRKAPAEYHARQQLEQALIQTWKPPFNRESRKHWGAPFRDPNKR; encoded by the coding sequence ATGAATGAGCAAAACTCTCTATTTACAGACAAAGAACTGAGAGAAATCCGCCTTTCTAGCTCCGATCTGCCGATCCAGCAGATGAGTGTAACTGCTCTTCAAGATTGGAAAAATCGGATTTTCAAATATCAGACAAGGATCAATGAGAGTGCTCCAACCCAACAAGGAAACCTCTTTGAGCTAGCACCAGTATCAGCAGATCCAGCCAGCATCAATCCCTTTAGTTTGAAGCAGCAAAATACGGGATTTTGGCGTGATACTTTTGATGATGAAGGGGTTGCCGCCCTTTACTTCGTGATTGATCAAGAGTTGCCATTGCTGTTGTATGTGGGTGAGACTTCTCAATCCAATCAACGATGGAAGGGAGCCCATGATTGCAAAGACTACCTACACAATTATGTGGCAGCTCACCGGATTCATGACTTACCCGTGCGAGTGACGATTAGCTTTTGGCGAAAGGCCCCTGCCGAATACCATGCCCGACAACAGTTAGAACAAGCCCTCATCCAAACATGGAAACCACCCTTTAATAGAGAATCTCGAAAACATTGGGGTGCGCCATTCAGAGACCCGAATAAGCGCTAA
- a CDS encoding IS1380 family transposase, whose product MPPTTIESTSQTHQFGKLDAREIVADFNGGSLTSDAGLLLIKQVDELFQITHHFAECFSDHRDPSRIQHNLSDLVTQRVYGIVQGYEDLLDHDYLRNEPLFNIAVGQLESTHSRCAPLAGKSTLNRLEQAPHGDAQSLNHRYVRFAINPDEMKAFFVERFVQLSSTVPEHIVIDMDVSDDLAHGQQEQVFFNPYYHHECFAPLLIFCGTHLLAARLRPSNVDPAAGALDELQRIIPHIRCHWPEIKITVRADSAYARDDIMSWCEENQVDFVLAMATNERLVRMSKDIEAKAKAEFERCQTVEPPMEGTPWYRSLNYQTLDSWSKRRRVVAKVTYDEKGVHHRFVVTSFPASEVIPSKLYEDEYCPRANMENRIKEHQLELFSDRTSAHWFESNQLRLWWSSVGYVLLNALREHGLADTPLKAAQLGTIRLKLLKVAAQVRFSVRRIYIGLNSHCPWQQWFEHAILRLKRSPAPT is encoded by the coding sequence ATGCCCCCAACAACTATAGAGTCTACCTCGCAGACACATCAATTTGGCAAACTAGACGCTCGTGAGATCGTGGCAGATTTCAATGGCGGTAGTCTGACCAGTGATGCTGGCCTACTCTTGATCAAGCAGGTTGATGAGCTGTTTCAAATTACCCACCACTTTGCTGAATGCTTCAGCGATCATCGCGACCCGAGCCGAATTCAACACAATTTATCTGACTTGGTTACCCAGCGAGTGTATGGGATTGTCCAGGGATACGAAGATCTGCTGGACCACGACTATTTACGCAACGAACCGTTGTTTAACATTGCTGTAGGTCAGCTTGAAAGCACCCATTCTCGCTGTGCCCCTTTAGCTGGGAAAAGCACCCTCAATCGTCTTGAGCAAGCACCTCATGGTGATGCGCAATCCCTCAACCACCGCTACGTGCGTTTTGCTATCAATCCTGATGAGATGAAAGCGTTTTTCGTAGAGCGCTTTGTGCAACTCAGCTCCACCGTACCAGAGCATATTGTGATTGATATGGATGTCTCAGATGACCTTGCCCATGGTCAGCAAGAACAGGTCTTTTTCAATCCTTACTATCACCATGAATGCTTTGCACCACTGTTGATTTTCTGTGGCACTCACTTACTGGCTGCACGGTTACGTCCCTCCAATGTAGACCCTGCTGCAGGGGCTTTAGATGAGTTACAGCGTATTATTCCCCATATCAGGTGTCACTGGCCAGAGATCAAGATTACAGTGCGGGCCGATAGTGCCTATGCTCGTGACGACATCATGAGTTGGTGCGAAGAGAATCAGGTGGATTTTGTCTTGGCTATGGCCACGAACGAACGTTTGGTGCGAATGAGTAAAGATATCGAAGCTAAAGCCAAGGCTGAGTTTGAGCGGTGTCAGACAGTAGAGCCACCGATGGAAGGGACTCCATGGTATCGCTCCCTAAACTATCAGACCCTTGACTCCTGGAGTAAGAGAAGACGGGTGGTTGCTAAGGTCACCTATGACGAAAAAGGCGTACATCATCGTTTTGTGGTCACCTCTTTTCCGGCATCAGAGGTGATTCCCAGTAAACTCTACGAAGATGAGTACTGCCCAAGGGCAAATATGGAAAATCGGATCAAAGAACACCAGCTTGAATTGTTCAGTGACCGCACTTCGGCCCATTGGTTTGAGAGCAATCAACTGCGCCTCTGGTGGTCATCTGTGGGATATGTTTTACTCAATGCCCTGCGCGAACATGGACTCGCCGATACACCGCTCAAAGCAGCACAGCTAGGAACCATTCGCCTGAAGTTACTCAAAGTAGCTGCTCAAGTCCGCTTCAGTGTCCGCCGTATTTATATCGGCCTCAACTCACACTGTCCTTGGCAGCAGTGGTTTGAGCACGCCATCCTCAGATTAAAACGATCGCCTGCCCCCACCTAG
- a CDS encoding ribonuclease catalytic domain-containing protein: protein MPSSTVEKLSQLRSQLQQCSNPTAAKVLKSAIKKLEAQLDPSQPKTTASKIAQRKAALRHSQKQAKQKALQQERTTLKPPSLIKLESKSEGVSQDKKPITLDQEKPIEQAKASVQDTKSKLPTQDSPPAKTETTHKSKNRFPPQAFAAAKRIVLTDELWQRPQVQGITIDGPTSRDLDDAIWIEATESGAVLSVHIADVSEIVEIGSSLDEVAIERTTTRYFSKGNAPMLPRPLSEDKLSLLENQKRPTLTIQVTLDANAQMIDTEIFESWLTSQKRFTYAEASQPVSHSAFQETLEMAHQWALHLYRNRLTSGAIGATQTAQGQWLTEEGSLSRSEHHRSHILIQEFMILANRAVAQWLADQDIPALYRNHTARAIAPDRETMYQTLLTLGSSAAIRQRLYSWMNRAEYAPTLIGHFALNLPAYCHFTSPIRRLADLINHRIVKAVLKQQEVPYTVLELEQLGQHIAQVRRKDEEETSEYFKAEHQKVYQDQLQAPEELGHLSSKEFSRLVKYATENQDIERLRSELVTRLESEKLTVQDLYLLVFQRSDRELQHQVVQHLANHVQEAASVISIASSQEKDWEAFEYIEVGDSTPFTVWLEVKQSGESFTTVHPAVHSRKQDARHQACLLWLEAYLQNSLVTPGEREQPPLPEPQPVSSASSKNAEPLSKAMHTALMKPLSGGQNFVGMLVDVCQRLRWENPEYEMDSSDDWFICKCELDVLGERLEGSGVAKKKKLAKSLAAKEVLEQVRELAPQHWEEWFPGVAFSQPKNLTNQED from the coding sequence ATGCCTTCTTCAACTGTAGAAAAGCTTTCTCAACTGCGTTCTCAACTCCAGCAATGCAGCAACCCCACTGCTGCTAAGGTACTCAAAAGTGCAATTAAAAAACTTGAAGCCCAGCTTGACCCAAGCCAGCCCAAGACCACAGCATCCAAGATAGCCCAGCGGAAAGCTGCATTGAGGCACTCCCAGAAACAGGCCAAACAGAAAGCGTTGCAGCAAGAAAGAACAACGCTGAAACCCCCTTCACTGATAAAGCTGGAGTCAAAGTCTGAAGGCGTATCTCAAGATAAAAAGCCCATAACACTAGATCAGGAAAAACCAATCGAACAGGCTAAGGCGTCAGTTCAAGATACGAAATCTAAATTACCGACTCAGGATAGTCCACCAGCTAAGACCGAAACGACACACAAAAGCAAGAACCGTTTTCCTCCTCAAGCGTTCGCAGCAGCCAAGCGGATTGTCCTTACGGATGAACTCTGGCAACGTCCCCAGGTCCAGGGCATTACCATCGATGGTCCTACTTCAAGGGACCTGGATGATGCCATCTGGATTGAAGCGACTGAATCAGGGGCAGTCCTCTCTGTACATATTGCCGATGTTTCTGAAATCGTAGAAATCGGATCGAGTTTAGATGAAGTGGCAATTGAGCGCACGACCACCCGCTATTTCAGCAAAGGGAATGCCCCCATGCTGCCGAGACCACTATCAGAAGATAAGCTGAGTCTCCTAGAGAACCAAAAGCGTCCCACCCTGACGATCCAGGTCACCCTCGATGCGAATGCTCAGATGATTGACACGGAAATCTTTGAGTCTTGGCTGACTAGTCAAAAAAGATTTACCTATGCCGAAGCATCCCAGCCTGTCTCCCACTCTGCTTTTCAAGAGACCTTAGAGATGGCCCATCAGTGGGCATTACATCTGTACCGGAATCGGCTGACCTCTGGTGCAATAGGTGCGACCCAGACAGCCCAAGGTCAGTGGCTCACGGAAGAGGGCAGTCTAAGCCGAAGTGAACATCATCGTAGTCATATCTTGATCCAAGAATTTATGATCCTGGCAAATCGGGCTGTCGCCCAGTGGTTAGCCGATCAAGATATCCCTGCTCTGTATCGCAATCACACGGCCAGGGCGATTGCCCCAGATCGGGAAACGATGTATCAGACATTGCTGACGCTAGGATCTAGCGCTGCCATTCGCCAGCGGTTGTACAGTTGGATGAACCGTGCCGAGTATGCTCCAACGTTAATCGGACACTTTGCTCTAAACCTGCCTGCATATTGTCACTTCACCAGTCCGATACGTAGACTCGCTGACCTGATCAACCATCGCATCGTTAAAGCTGTACTCAAACAGCAAGAGGTCCCCTATACCGTACTCGAACTTGAGCAGCTAGGACAGCATATTGCCCAAGTCAGGCGCAAAGATGAAGAAGAGACCTCAGAGTACTTTAAGGCTGAGCATCAGAAGGTCTACCAGGACCAACTCCAGGCTCCTGAAGAGCTGGGTCATCTTTCCAGTAAAGAATTCAGTCGTTTGGTGAAGTATGCCACCGAAAATCAAGATATAGAGCGGCTTCGTAGTGAGTTGGTGACTCGTTTGGAGTCAGAGAAATTAACGGTTCAAGATCTGTACTTGTTGGTCTTTCAGAGGAGTGACCGTGAATTACAGCATCAGGTTGTCCAGCATCTTGCCAATCACGTTCAAGAAGCTGCGAGTGTGATCAGCATTGCCTCAAGCCAGGAAAAGGACTGGGAAGCGTTCGAATATATAGAGGTGGGGGATAGCACACCATTCACTGTCTGGTTAGAGGTCAAACAATCTGGAGAATCCTTCACGACTGTTCATCCAGCAGTCCATTCCCGTAAACAAGATGCTCGTCATCAGGCTTGTCTATTGTGGCTAGAAGCCTATCTCCAGAACAGCTTGGTCACTCCAGGAGAGCGTGAACAGCCTCCGTTACCAGAGCCTCAACCTGTATCTTCAGCTTCTAGCAAGAATGCAGAACCGCTGTCCAAAGCTATGCATACTGCTTTGATGAAACCACTCAGTGGTGGTCAGAATTTTGTGGGGATGTTGGTGGATGTCTGCCAGAGATTGAGATGGGAGAATCCAGAGTACGAAATGGACAGCTCAGATGATTGGTTTATCTGTAAATGTGAGCTGGATGTTCTGGGTGAACGGCTGGAAGGTAGCGGGGTGGCGAAGAAGAAAAAATTGGCTAAGAGTCTGGCCGCTAAAGAGGTACTGGAGCAAGTGCGAGAGCTGGCACCTCAGCATTGGGAGGAGTGGTTCCCAGGGGTAGCATTCAGCCAACCTAAGAATCTGACCAACCAAGAAGATTGA
- the rpaB gene encoding response regulator transcription factor RpaB, with the protein MPDIMNNLSNDQHSILVVDDEVPIRRILSTRLSMMGYQVFTAADGVEALEIFELQHPDLIVLDVMMPKLDGYGVCQAVRKISRVPIIMLTALSDVRDRITGLEMGADDYMIKPFSPKELESRVRVILRRLDAVKPSKYHAPGVLEIGSLHIDRNKRQVSHGRERLFFTQMEFSLLELLASRLGEAVSRQELLQKVWGYGEESIVDTRTVEVHMSRLRHKLKENLGASVMIHTIRGVGYALKYDQSQILADQQVS; encoded by the coding sequence ATGCCAGACATCATGAATAATCTGAGTAATGATCAGCATTCTATTTTGGTAGTTGATGACGAAGTACCGATTCGACGAATTTTAAGTACCCGACTATCCATGATGGGCTATCAAGTTTTCACTGCTGCTGATGGCGTAGAAGCTTTAGAAATTTTTGAGCTACAACATCCTGACTTGATTGTGCTAGATGTGATGATGCCGAAACTGGATGGCTATGGTGTCTGTCAAGCCGTCCGTAAAATATCGAGAGTGCCGATTATTATGCTGACAGCTCTGTCGGATGTAAGGGATCGTATTACGGGTCTGGAAATGGGTGCTGATGATTATATGATCAAGCCTTTTTCACCTAAAGAATTAGAATCTCGTGTTCGGGTTATTCTCCGCAGACTGGATGCTGTAAAACCATCGAAGTATCATGCCCCTGGTGTGCTTGAGATTGGCTCACTCCACATTGATAGAAATAAACGGCAGGTTTCCCATGGTCGAGAACGTCTCTTCTTCACCCAGATGGAATTTAGTTTATTGGAACTATTGGCTAGCCGACTTGGAGAAGCTGTTTCTCGCCAGGAGCTTCTACAGAAAGTATGGGGATATGGCGAAGAGTCCATAGTTGATACGCGAACAGTCGAGGTTCACATGTCACGTCTGCGCCATAAACTCAAAGAGAATTTAGGAGCATCAGTGATGATTCATACGATTCGTGGTGTAGGTTATGCACTGAAATATGATCAATCACAAATTTTGGCTGATCAGCAGGTCAGCTAG